One Lysinibacillus sp. OF-1 DNA segment encodes these proteins:
- a CDS encoding HAD family hydrolase produces the protein MLRAIIFDVDGTILDTEQAILQSLQRTLREETQKEYSFEALRFALGIPGKDALQRLKVDNIEAVHQKWSAAVLDFSHEVAVFENLEEVIQQLARTSLQMGIVTSKTAQEVVDEFNPFGLSDYFQHIVSASDTEKHKPHPEPLLKCLDTLQVAPEEAIYIGDSIYDFQCAKQAGSKFALALWGAKTTTGFKNADYVLQEPKDILTLIS, from the coding sequence ATGTTGAGAGCGATTATTTTTGATGTAGACGGGACGATTTTGGATACTGAGCAAGCGATTTTACAGTCATTGCAAAGAACGTTACGGGAAGAAACGCAAAAAGAGTATTCATTTGAGGCACTACGATTTGCTTTAGGTATCCCAGGGAAAGATGCCCTACAGAGGCTCAAGGTCGACAACATAGAGGCTGTTCATCAGAAATGGTCTGCGGCGGTTCTTGATTTTTCACACGAGGTGGCCGTCTTTGAAAATCTAGAGGAGGTCATCCAACAGTTAGCAAGAACATCGCTACAAATGGGCATTGTGACTTCTAAAACAGCTCAAGAGGTAGTGGATGAGTTTAATCCGTTTGGGTTAAGTGATTATTTCCAACATATTGTTAGTGCTAGTGATACGGAAAAGCACAAACCACATCCAGAGCCCCTTTTAAAATGTCTGGACACATTGCAGGTAGCTCCAGAAGAGGCTATCTATATTGGCGACTCTATCTATGATTTCCAATGTGCAAAGCAAGCCGGATCCAAATTTGCCCTTGCCCTCTGGGGAGCCAAAACCACTACTGGATTTAAGAATGCAGATTACGTGCTACAGGAGCCAAAGGATATTTTGACACTCATTAGCTAA
- a CDS encoding YjcZ family sporulation protein, whose amino-acid sequence MGYSGNVGNINNSCYYGGDSGGGGYYGSTFVLIVVLFILLVIVGASFMY is encoded by the coding sequence GTGGGATACAGTGGAAACGTAGGTAATATTAACAACAGCTGCTATTATGGCGGCGACTCTGGCGGTGGCGGCTATTACGGATCAACATTCGTATTAATCGTCGTGTTATTCATTTTATTAGTTATCGTTGGCGCTTCTTTCATGTATTAA
- a CDS encoding RNA polymerase alpha subunit C-terminal domain-containing protein: MAAEKKLKVCEKGHTFYKSTDCPSCPTCDQENKPTSGFLSKLSAPARNALVHEGIDTLEKLSTYTEKDILKIHGIGPASLPIMKSSLEEEGLSFK; the protein is encoded by the coding sequence TTGGCTGCAGAAAAAAAGTTAAAAGTTTGTGAAAAAGGACATACCTTTTACAAAAGCACGGATTGTCCAAGTTGCCCTACATGTGATCAAGAAAATAAACCAACTAGTGGCTTCCTTTCAAAACTTAGTGCACCTGCAAGAAACGCTTTAGTACATGAAGGCATTGATACGTTGGAAAAGCTATCTACGTATACGGAAAAGGACATATTAAAAATACATGGTATTGGACCAGCCTCCTTACCCATTATGAAATCTTCATTGGAAGAAGAAGGCTTGTCATTTAAATAA